The Paenibacillus wynnii DNA window CTTCCTGAATGAAATAGGCCTGATCCGCTTCAGCTTTTGCCGTATCCTGATCCCTTTTAAAGGCAGCGACTTTCAGTTGGTTATCCTTGGATGCTTCCGCAATATTAGTATCACGTAACAGTTCAGCCTTCTGACCCTGTTCCTCTGCTGCGGCCTTTTGGATACGGGCATCACGCAATGCCTCTGCTTCAGCAATTTCTGCATCTCTCTTCACTGCGGCAATACGCGGCTTACCCAGCGCTTCCAGATATCCATGCTTATCACGAACATCCTTAATGGTGAAGGAGACAATCTGCAGCCCCATTTTCTTCAGATCGCGGGCAGCCACACCCTGTACTTCTTGGGCGAACCGATCACGGTTGCGATACACTTCCTCAACAGTCATCGTACCCAAAATAGCTCTGAGATGACCTTCCAGTACTTCCTGAGCTTCACTCTTTAATGACTCTATAGGTTTACCCATGAATTGCTCCGCCGCCGTAGCCACATCTTCAGTAGAACTTCCGACTTTAATTATAGCTACACCATCTGCAATAACCGGAACGCCCTGCTCCGTATACACCTCTGGAGTAGTAACATCAAGCTTATGGGATAACAGCGACATGAATTCAGCCTTCTGAAATACTGGCAAAATAAAAGCACCGCCACCGCGTACGATCTTGATTTTACGACCCGATCCATCATCTAAAATATGGTTATTCCCCAGGAAAGATCCCGTTACAATCATACCTTCATCCGGTCCTACCGTTCTAAAGCGGGCCCAGAATGCTAGCCCCAATACAAAAATGACAGCAACAACCACGGCTGGAATTAATAAAAAATCAGGAATACCAAACATCAAATATCCTCTCCCTTTCTCTCTTCAAATTCAGTTACAAGTGCCACCCCTTCGATAACGTCAATCACAACGATCTTGATTCCAGCGGGAAGGGGCTGATGCTCAAAGCTGGACGCGGTATGTAGACTGTTACCTGCGCCAAATTTCACCATGATTTCCCCAAAGCCCTGAGCCGGTATGGGAACGGTGATCACCCCCATTTTTCCGGGAAGCTCTTTCATGGAGAACCCGTTAGACATCTCGCTTTTGTCCATCGGTTTGACAAAACCCAAGTACAGCAAAACATCAACAGAACCGGCAATTAATAGAGACAAGGCCACCACAGCCCCGACCTCCAGTCCGCTATAACGAGTAAGCAAAAGTCCGGCACCGCCAAATACTGTTACTCCCCCTGCCAATACGGCGGGATTCAGGAAATCAAAGGCTGCAAAATGAAACATACCATGCAGTGCATCCCCAATCAGATCCCCTACCAACACGCTGACTACGGCAAAAATGACACCCAGTGCCAGACAGCCCAAATACAGCGTCTCCATACCCATTTCCTCCTGTCTTTCTTCTGACGATATGTCTTACTCCTATAAACGCATTAGATATGTCCTAGGTTTCACAAACTTGGGTTATTATTGAAAAAGCAAAAAGGATGCCTCTCCCGAAGAAGAAAGGCATCCTTTGCAGTAACTACTCAAAATAGAATTACAAAGACATTTTATAGATTTGAACAACATCCTCATGTTGAAGCTTGCGGAAATTCCCAAACGGTCCAAAACGGACAGCTTTATCCGCCATATTCTGAAGCTGGGAATCATCAATATCATAATCAGCCAAGCGGTTTGGTGCACCGATGGAATTCCAAAAGCTTCGCAAAGCTTCAATGCCTTCTAGACCCACCTGCTCATCACCTTTACCGGAAGGATCAATACCAAACACATTCACGGCCAACTGACGGAAACGTGCAGGTTGAACGCTCAGGTTGTATTTCATCCAGTGCGGGAAAAGGATAGCTAAACCGCCTCCGTGAGGAATGTCGTATACAGCGGATACTGCATGCTCAATGTTATGAGTGGCCCAGTCACCGGCAAACCCCATGCTGACCATCCCGTTCAAGGCCATCGTACCGCAGTAGAGAATCGTCTCACGCAGTTCAAAATTCTCCAGATCCTCAATTAACTTAGGAGCAGTCTCAATTACGGTACGCAGCAAAGTCTCACAGAAACCGTCTTGAACCGGAGTATTGCTATCCAAATGGAAATAATGCTCTAGCACATGCGACATAATATCTACCATACCATAAACGGTCTGGTCACGAGGTAATGAGAAGGTGTGCTCAGGATCTAGAATGGAAAACGCCGGGAAGGAGTACAAACTGCCCCAGCCCATCTTTTCTTGAGTGACTTCATTCGTAATTACCGAGCCGTTGTTCATCTCAGACCCAGTCGCTGCCATAGTAAGTACTGTTCCTAAAGGCAAAGCATCTTGAGGGATCGCTTTACGCTCCACGAAATCCCACATGTCTCCCTCATATTCAGCACCCACTGCAACCGCTTTGGCACAATCCAGCACGCTGCCTCCGCCTACTGCAAGGATCAAGTCGATCTGATGTTCACGACACAGTTCCACACCTTTATGTACAGTGGAAAGACGCGGGTTCGGCTCCACTCCAGAGAGTTCCGTTACTACGGAGCCCAGTGATTTTAACTGCGAGACTACTTTATCGTATAGCCCGTTACGTTTGATACTGCCGCCCCCGTACATTAGCAGTACATTTTTCCCGTATTTAGGCACTTCTCGATTTAGAGCTTCCAATGTACCCTGTCCGAAGATTAGCTTCGTCGGGTTGTGAAATTCAAACTTTCGCATACGTGTAACCCTCCATGATCCTTAATTTAGTTCACCAACTTATTATATCCCTCTGGGTACCCTCATTCAAATCCGTCACAAGCAAAAGACACCCAGATCCTTCCTCAGAGGGATCGGGTGTCTTGTCTATCGGTGTCTAGCTGGCACCAAAGCTCTTCACAAAACGATGGAAAGCTTCTTGCCCTTCAGGTGTCCGCTTATAAACCCCGGCGTGCTCAAGAATATGAGTGAATTTATTGCCTACCTCATTCTGTATGGTCTTCACTGCTTCTTCATGATCCAACGAAGTACCGAAGCGTTCAAGCAGCTCTTGAACCCAGCCTGCATGCAGAGCTAAAGCGTGGGTTGAATCCCCCTGTAGCGCATTCAACGTAGTCGAGTCTCCAGCTAGAATACCCGCAATTCTGTCGAGTTCTTCCTTAAGACGACCTGGTAAAATAGCCAAACCCATAACTTCGATCAAGCCGATATTCTCTTTCTTGATATGGTGCATCTCCCGGTGAGGGTGAAAAATACCCTCTGGATACTCTTCACTCGTACGGTTGTTACGGAGGACAAGATCCATTTCGTAACCACCATCTTCTGCCCTGCGGACAATAGGTGTAACCGTATTGTGAGGAGTAGACTCACCACCTGCCTCAGTAGTAAAAGCCAACACCTCTGCTTCAGGATCACTATATCCCTTCCACGCCTCATAAATGGAATTACCGCATTCCAGGAGAACCGCAGGATCCTGCCCGTGTAAACGCAGTACCGACATCGGCCATTTTACGATACTAATACTGACGCCAAGATAGGCCTCGTGAGTGAACGTACTTTCCTTAGGTGCTTTCTGTATCGGGAAGGTATGGCGTCCTCCTTGAAAGTGATCATGCGTCAAAATGGAGCCGCCTACGATCGGTAAATCAGCATTGGAACCTATAAAATAGTGCGGGAATGATTCCACAAACCCGAGCAGCCGTTTCAGGGTATCCTTAGTGAGCTTCATCGGGACATGGTCATGATGGAATACGATACAGTGCTCATTGTAATAAACGTACGGCGAATACTGAAAAAACCATTTCTCATTATTAAGAGCCATCGGAATAATCCGCAGGTTCTGGCGGGGAGGATGGTTTATGCGACCTGCATAACCCACATTTTCACGACAGAGCTGACACTTTGGATATACAGGTGGAGGAAGCAACCGAGCCATTGCAATTTCCTTAGGGCTTTTCTCAGGCTTTGACAAATTGATTGTCATTTCTAGGTCACCGTATGGAGAATCCTGAAGCCAATAGACGTTCTTAGAGATACGGTCCATCCGAATATAGTTGGAATCAATACTAAGCTTGTAGAATTGATCTGTTGCTGCTGATATCCCCTTCTCTTCTGTCAATCTGCGAAATTCAGCATTGACCTCCGAGGGGCGGGCCATCAACAGCCCCATGATTTTGGCATCCAGAAGATCACGATAGGTATCACTGTTCTCAGGAATAAGTCCAATTTCAAACCCATAATCAATTAAGATATCAAGCGGTGCTTGCGGACCCTCTAATATCGTTTGATCAACCTCATCAAAAGAGGGTTCGCTGAAGCCGAATTGCTCCAGCAGCACGTTGCGGCTATAGTCAAGATCCGCAGGCTCAATTAATCTCTGACGCAGAGCAAAGAGTGCAAGCTGTTCAATAGCTTGTAATGCCTTCACTCCGGCGGGAGTTACTTTATTCTCGTTGTCCATCTTGATTCTCCTTAGAATTAATTACCATAACCTTGCGGGTTCGCTGAATGCCAGTTCCAAGCACTTTGAATAATGTTCTCTAAATCTGCATGTTGCGGGTTCCAGCCTAGAATAGAGCGGGCTTTGGCAGAAGAAGCTACCAGTACGGCTGGATCTCCGGCACGACGCTCCTGAATAACCACCGGAATCTCAAGGCCGGTTACCTTCTTAGCGGTTTCGATTACCTGCTTCACGGAGAAGCCAAGACCGTTCCCTAGATTAAAGACGCTGCTGGCGCTGCCGCTGCGCAGATAGGTTACTGCACGAACATGCGCATCTGCCAGATCGCTAACGTGAATGTAGTCACGGATACAAGTTCCATCTTCAGTCGGATAATCTTCTCCGAATACTGCGATGCTCTCCCGTTGTTTAAGCGCAGTTTGCAGAACCAGCGGGATCAGATGGCTTTCCGGACGGTGATCCTCACCGATTTTACCACTCTCGTGAGCGCCAGCTGCATTGAAGTAGCGCAGTGCCACATATTTGATGTCTAACACTTTGTCAAACCACGCCATCATACGCTCCATGGTCAGCTTAGTCTCACCGTACACATTGGCAGGTTCGGTACGGTCGGTCTCTTCAATAGGCACCTTCTCTGGTTCACCGTAAGTAGCTGCTGTGGAAGAGAATACAATTTTGTTAACGCCGGCCTTCTGCATGGCTTCCAGCAGACATTGTGTTCCGTACACATTGTTGTCATAGTATTTCACTGGATCCTTCATACTCTCACCAACCAATGAACTTGCAGCAAAATGGATAACTGCATCAATCTCATTCTCGGAAAAAAGCTTCGCCAACAGTTCTTTGTCGCGCAGATCACCTTCATATAGCTTGCCGCCTAGCAGTGCTTCGCGGTGTCCTGTTACAAGGTTGTCAATAACAACAACTTCCTCGCCTCGATTCAGCAGCTCCGCTACTGTATGGGAACCAATATAACCTGCTCCACCCGTTACTAGAATCGCCATCTTATTTCACTCCTTTCAGCTCTTCGACACCGTTACCGATACCGCAAACGTAGAACTCGCCGACCAGACCGGATCTTGTAGTGTAGGCCTCTCCAACTTCCGAAATAAAGCGTTCGATATCATCCTCATGGACTAGTGAGACCGTGCATCCACCAAAACCTGCACCTGTCATCCGTGAACCAAGGGTTCCCGGAATGCGTTGTGCTTCTTCAACCATAATATCCAGTTCTACACAGCTCACTTCATATAGATCGCGGAGAGAATCGTGAGAGTCATTCATATATTGTCCAAACTGCTTAAGATCATTATTCTTCAGTACTTCTACGGAGTCGAGTACACGTTGATTCTCTTCCACCACATGGCGCGCACGGCGTCTGACCGTTTCGTCAACAATCTTACCCTGATGCTCCTCAAACTGTTCACGCGTAAGCTCTGCCAGATAAGACAAGGAAGGAATCTCCTTCTGCAAAATAGAGAGCGCCTCATCACATTGCTGACGGCGTTCGTTATATTTGGAATCCACGAGTCCTCTCTTCTTATTCGTGTTGCCGATAACCAGCTTATAAGAACCTGTTACAAAAGGTACCAAGTCATATTCCAATGTGTCGCACATCAGCAAAATCGCATGATCCCGTTTGCCGTTGGCAACAGCGAATTGGTCCATGATACCGGAGTTTACACCCACGTACTGATTCTCTGCACGCTGGGACAAGAGAGAAATTTCAACCGTATCCGTATCTCCGCCTTCCAAAGTCAGGAACGCAAAGGCGGTTACCACTTCAAGGGAAGCGGAAGAAGACAGGCCTGAGCCATTCGGGATATCACCATGGAACAGCAGGTCATAACCTTTTGAAACAGGAGTATCCTTCTTCTTCAATTCGACCATTACCCCAATGGGATAGTCGATCCATTCGCCACTTTTTTCATTCCCAATTTCAGTGAAATCTATAGATGCCTCGTAAGGAAGGTTTGTGGAAGCAAAGTTTATTTTACCGTCACTGCGCGGTCTCACAATCAAAGTGGTTCCAAATTCCAATGCCGCCGGTAGTACATAACCACCGTTATAATCCAGATGTTCACCGATAAGATTAACCCGTCCAGGTGCATAAAACACTCGTTCCTCTTGTCCGCTTTCTCCGTACTTGTCAATAAACTTTTGTTTCATTTGCCCGATGCTCATAATGTTACTCCACCCTTTCGTTTCTTACGGTTTTGTGAAAAAGTATTTGTTCTTGTATGCTTATATTATAATAAAAACAGACTTTAAATAGTAATGCAACCATGTGTGTAATGTATGGATAAATGTGACTTTACACGAAGAGAGGGGTTCGTTATGGAGCCTAACTACGACCACACCTATTCCGTTGCCTCAAATCCGGTTTACTACGAGAATCAAAATTTGCATGTGCTTTTCGCAGGTAAAAGTCAAACCCTGCCGCTGCATCAGGCCGGCCCCAAGATCTACGATTATTACCTCCTTCATTACGTGGAAGGCGGTTCTGGAATTTTCCGTACAGAGCATCGAACTTATGAGC harbors:
- the galE gene encoding UDP-glucose 4-epimerase GalE encodes the protein MAILVTGGAGYIGSHTVAELLNRGEEVVVIDNLVTGHREALLGGKLYEGDLRDKELLAKLFSENEIDAVIHFAASSLVGESMKDPVKYYDNNVYGTQCLLEAMQKAGVNKIVFSSTAATYGEPEKVPIEETDRTEPANVYGETKLTMERMMAWFDKVLDIKYVALRYFNAAGAHESGKIGEDHRPESHLIPLVLQTALKQRESIAVFGEDYPTEDGTCIRDYIHVSDLADAHVRAVTYLRSGSASSVFNLGNGLGFSVKQVIETAKKVTGLEIPVVIQERRAGDPAVLVASSAKARSILGWNPQHADLENIIQSAWNWHSANPQGYGN
- a CDS encoding flotillin family protein yields the protein MFGIPDFLLIPAVVVAVIFVLGLAFWARFRTVGPDEGMIVTGSFLGNNHILDDGSGRKIKIVRGGGAFILPVFQKAEFMSLLSHKLDVTTPEVYTEQGVPVIADGVAIIKVGSSTEDVATAAEQFMGKPIESLKSEAQEVLEGHLRAILGTMTVEEVYRNRDRFAQEVQGVAARDLKKMGLQIVSFTIKDVRDKHGYLEALGKPRIAAVKRDAEIAEAEALRDARIQKAAAEEQGQKAELLRDTNIAEASKDNQLKVAAFKRDQDTAKAEADQAYFIQEARGKQTVVEEQMKVELVRKMREIDLQDREIQIREKQFDAEVKKKAEADRYAVEQAAEADKAKRMREADALQYSIETQAKATSAQKRLEGQAIADAELAKGTADAEVIRLRGFAEAEAKEKLAEAFQKFGDAAVLDIIVKMLPELAGQIAKPLASIDKLTVVDTGNGEGAARVSNYVTQLMSTAPEMLKSVSGIDVEELIKGFTHKRSEITELPKAE
- a CDS encoding galactokinase, with product MSIGQMKQKFIDKYGESGQEERVFYAPGRVNLIGEHLDYNGGYVLPAALEFGTTLIVRPRSDGKINFASTNLPYEASIDFTEIGNEKSGEWIDYPIGVMVELKKKDTPVSKGYDLLFHGDIPNGSGLSSSASLEVVTAFAFLTLEGGDTDTVEISLLSQRAENQYVGVNSGIMDQFAVANGKRDHAILLMCDTLEYDLVPFVTGSYKLVIGNTNKKRGLVDSKYNERRQQCDEALSILQKEIPSLSYLAELTREQFEEHQGKIVDETVRRRARHVVEENQRVLDSVEVLKNNDLKQFGQYMNDSHDSLRDLYEVSCVELDIMVEEAQRIPGTLGSRMTGAGFGGCTVSLVHEDDIERFISEVGEAYTTRSGLVGEFYVCGIGNGVEELKGVK
- a CDS encoding iron-containing alcohol dehydrogenase; the encoded protein is MRKFEFHNPTKLIFGQGTLEALNREVPKYGKNVLLMYGGGSIKRNGLYDKVVSQLKSLGSVVTELSGVEPNPRLSTVHKGVELCREHQIDLILAVGGGSVLDCAKAVAVGAEYEGDMWDFVERKAIPQDALPLGTVLTMAATGSEMNNGSVITNEVTQEKMGWGSLYSFPAFSILDPEHTFSLPRDQTVYGMVDIMSHVLEHYFHLDSNTPVQDGFCETLLRTVIETAPKLIEDLENFELRETILYCGTMALNGMVSMGFAGDWATHNIEHAVSAVYDIPHGGGLAILFPHWMKYNLSVQPARFRQLAVNVFGIDPSGKGDEQVGLEGIEALRSFWNSIGAPNRLADYDIDDSQLQNMADKAVRFGPFGNFRKLQHEDVVQIYKMSL
- a CDS encoding UDP-glucose--hexose-1-phosphate uridylyltransferase, which encodes MDNENKVTPAGVKALQAIEQLALFALRQRLIEPADLDYSRNVLLEQFGFSEPSFDEVDQTILEGPQAPLDILIDYGFEIGLIPENSDTYRDLLDAKIMGLLMARPSEVNAEFRRLTEEKGISAATDQFYKLSIDSNYIRMDRISKNVYWLQDSPYGDLEMTINLSKPEKSPKEIAMARLLPPPVYPKCQLCRENVGYAGRINHPPRQNLRIIPMALNNEKWFFQYSPYVYYNEHCIVFHHDHVPMKLTKDTLKRLLGFVESFPHYFIGSNADLPIVGGSILTHDHFQGGRHTFPIQKAPKESTFTHEAYLGVSISIVKWPMSVLRLHGQDPAVLLECGNSIYEAWKGYSDPEAEVLAFTTEAGGESTPHNTVTPIVRRAEDGGYEMDLVLRNNRTSEEYPEGIFHPHREMHHIKKENIGLIEVMGLAILPGRLKEELDRIAGILAGDSTTLNALQGDSTHALALHAGWVQELLERFGTSLDHEEAVKTIQNEVGNKFTHILEHAGVYKRTPEGQEAFHRFVKSFGAS